The sequence below is a genomic window from Macadamia integrifolia cultivar HAES 741 chromosome 1, SCU_Mint_v3, whole genome shotgun sequence.
ATTGCACCTATGCAGTCCTATACATCAAGTTTCACATGTTTTTGTTAGATTAGTAGTAAAATCTTTTGCTAAAAAACAACCTATAATTTCATCTATTGATTACCTTAAAAAACGGCCATTGCTTTGGATTTGAAGCTATCTCAATGGGGATACGATTGAAGCTTGGTGGTCTGATTCTTTCTTTCGCTAGTGAACGCATAGCCTTCAACACCATCCCAAAATGCTGGCTAATAGTCCAATCAGATCGTTGAAATCGCTCTTGCGCATCTCTATTGCTTGCACCCTTTCCTACAATGAATAAGAACAAGGCTAGTTGCTCATCAACTCGAAGATAGCGAGAGTCCTTCAACCAACCCCTATGAACCATCAGTCTGCAGAGGTTCTCAAAGACGTGTCGCTCCATGCGAAACTCTTGATAACATCTATCTGCATGCCCATTTAATATCTCATGGACCATCATTGCTCCTCTAAACATGCCATCCCTACAAGGCTCCTTACTATGCAGTGATTGTACAATTATTATTGCCGAATAGCCCATAATGAccaattcatcatcaatcatgTCTATATTTGATGACATTTTTGAAAATCCTAAAAAAAGATTCATAATGTAAATGCAgtcaaataaaagaaaggaacaaaGTAAATACCACAACATTCACAACCAGAATCAAAATATACCATAAAGCAAATACTGTAACATCCACAACCATAAATTTAATCAATACCATCATTGGTTTGTTATTAAAAANNNNNNNNNNNNNNNNNNNNaaaaaaaaaaaaaaaaaaaacaaagtaaaacTAACACAATACCTTAAACATCCACAAccataaaataaaagcaatccaGAGTTTTATCACCACACAAAAACCTAAAGTAGTCTACTGGTTATCAGAAGATTCAGCAGTAAGATGATCTATAAACCACTTCCTTCGTTCAGGAAGTGTTGCACAGAACGACATCCTCCAATTAGGATCATCCCACATACGCTCCACAGCTTTGAAATATACATCCTGTGGCAAATCAGGTATTGAGTCTAGTAAGGCTTGACAACTAACCACACTGTGATTAATTGTGGTATGTTGATTAATACTACCACCAGCTATCGCTGATCCACAAGGTTGGTTAGTTCGTCCTACAAATGTGATTTCTGGATTAGCACCCAGCTTCATTCTCCAACTACAAAATTTATCGAGATTCTTCATTACATGATTCACATTTGTGgttgaaattttcttcctacATCCAGTAGGATTTCTGTCAAGCCTATGCTTGGAAGGGTTAGTCATCTCCAAATCAACTTCTATATCTTCCAGATTCATATTGAGTGGTGTTTGTGGATCTTTGTTCATCTGTGTCTCCCCAAAATCTTCCTCATCCTGATTAGTTTCCCTATCTCCACGTGCATATGAATCTCCAAAGATCACCTGCAGCTTAGGCCAATGTGGTAATCCATTCTTCTTAAACTTTGTCCAGCCTGGATTTGTCTGAATAGTACAGCACAACGTATGAGActttataaatgtaaaatcaattttaaaactAGAAATAGATAATGTTGTTTACCTGTAAAGCATTTGCCCATACTGTATCATCAGTTGTCGCTGTCTTGGTTATTGGATTCCATTTAAAACCCGCAGTTTCCAACAATTTCTTAAAATTTCTGTAGTCCGTACGCATTTTGTTCATCTTGTTCCGGAGTTGTTCTCTAGTAAATGTTCGACTCACAACAGACTCTAGTCGCTCCTTAATATTAGTCCAACCATTTTTGCTAAAAGTTGAATTAGTCTTATTCCCCTTTTTAACGTTGTCAATCATTAGTTTAACAAATTCATAAGTCTCAGCCTGGGTCCAGTTTGCAGCCACCTGGTTATTAGCCATTGCACTATTGCTGCACTACAAACTACAATTTCAGATTTTCACTATTAGTATGTAAAGGGTAAATCTGATCTAGCATATTAACATTAAAATGTACAACCAACAATAAAATGTTttctaaataataaaaaataaaaaataaaaaaagattgtAGATATATCCCATAAGAAgcaaaattaacaaataatttCTAGACACAATAACAGTAAATAAACTAGTTCCCACAAGAAGCTCCTTTAAATCCAACTTAAAGAAATATGTAAATGAAATGAATAATTGAGTTATAAATTGTATTGA
It includes:
- the LOC122076427 gene encoding uncharacterized protein LOC122076427, with the translated sequence MMVHEILNGHADRCYQEFRMERHVFENLCRLMVHRGWLKDSRYLRVDEQLALFLFIVGKGASNRDAQERFQRSDWTISQHFGMVLKAMRSLAKERIRPPSFNRIPIEIASNPKQWPFFKDCIGAIDGSHVHAIVPREDQTRYRNRKGITTQNVMCICSFDMHFTYVNAGWEGSANDC
- the LOC122072078 gene encoding uncharacterized protein At2g29880-like yields the protein MANNQVAANWTQAETYEFVKLMIDNVKKGNKTNSTFSKNGWTNIKERLESVVSRTFTREQLRNKMNKMRTDYRNFKKLLETAGFKWNPITKTATTDDTVWANALQTNPGWTKFKKNGLPHWPKLQVIFGDSYARGDRETNQDEEDFGETQMNKDPQTPLNMNLEDIEVDLEMTNPSKHRLDRNPTGCRKKISTTNVNHVMKNLDKFCSWRMKLGANPEITFVGRTNQPCGSAIAGGSINQHTTINHSVVSCQALLDSIPDLPQDVYFKAVERMWDDPNWRMSFCATLPERRKWFIDHLTAESSDNQ